In a single window of the Lynx canadensis isolate LIC74 chromosome E2, mLynCan4.pri.v2, whole genome shotgun sequence genome:
- the DPF1 gene encoding LOW QUALITY PROTEIN: zinc finger protein neuro-d4 (The sequence of the model RefSeq protein was modified relative to this genomic sequence to represent the inferred CDS: inserted 2 bases in 2 codons): protein MATVIPGPLSLGEDFYREAIEHCRSYNARLCAERSLRLPFLDSQTGVAQNNCYIWMEKTHRGPGLAPGQIYTYPARCWRKKRRLNILEDPRLRPCEYKIDCEAPLKKEGGLPEGPVLEALLCAETGEKKIELKEEETIMDCQKQQLLEFPHDLEVEDLEDDIPRRKNRAKGKAYGIGGLRKRQDTASLEDRDKPYVCDICGKRYKNRPGLSYHYTHTHXAEEEGEENAERHALPFHRKNNHKQFYKELAWVPEAQRKHTAKKAPDGTVIPNGYCDFCLGGSKKTGCPEDLISCADCGRSGHPSCLQFTVNMTAAVRTYRWQCIECKSCSLCGTSENDGASWAGLTPQDQLLFCDDCDRGYHMYCLXPPMAEPPEGSWSCHLCLRHLKEKASAYITLT, encoded by the exons ATGGCCACGGTCATCCCCGGCCCCCTGAG CCTAGGCGAGGACTTCTACCGCGAGGCCATTGAGCACTGCCGCAGCTACAACGCGCGCCTGTGCGCTGAGCGCAGCCTGCGCCTGCCCTTCCTCGACTCGCAGACCGGCGTGGCCCAGAACAACTGCTACATCTGGATGGAAAAGACCCACCGCGGCCCTG GTCTGGCCCCGGGACAGATCTACACGTACCCCGCGCGCTGTTGGAGAAAGAAACGGAGACTTAACATCCTGGAGGACCCCAGACTCCGGCCCTGCGAGTACAAGATCG ATTGTGAGGCACCCCTGAAGAAGGAGGGTGGCCTCCCCGAAGGGCCTGTCCTTGAGGCGCTACTGTGTGCTGAGACAGGGGAGAAGAAGATTGAGTTGAAGGAGGAGGAGACCATTATGGACTGCCAG AAACAGCAGCTGCTGGAGTTTCCACATGATCTCGAGGTGGAAGACTTGGAGGATGACATTCCCAGGAGGAAGAACAGGGCTAAAGGAAAG GCATATGGCATCGGGGGTCTCCGGAAACGCCAGGACACCGCATCCCTGGAGGACCGAGACAAGCCGTATGTCTGTGATA TCTGTGGGAAACGGTATAAGAACCGGCCAGGGCTCAGCTACCACTACACCCACACCC TggctgaggaggagggggaggagaacgCCGAGCGCCACGCCCTGCCCTTCCACCGGAAAAACAACCATAAAC aGTTTTACAAAGAATTGGCCTGGGTccctgaggcacagaggaaaCACACAG CCAAGAAGGCGCCCGATGGCACTGTCATCCCCAACGGCTACTGTGActtctgcctgggtggctccaagAAGACGGGGTGTCCCGAAGACCTCATCTCCTGTGCTGACTGTGGGCGATCAG GACACCCCTCATGTTTACAGTTTACGGTGAACATGACGGCGGCCGTGCGGACCTACCGCTGGCAGTGCATCGAGTGCAAGTCCTGCAGCCTGTGCGGCACCTCGGAGAACGAC GGTGCCAGCTGGGCGGGTCTCACCCCCCAGGACCAGCTGCTGTTTTGTGACGACTGCGATCGGGGTTACCACATGTACTGCC AGCCCCCCATGGCGGAGCCCCCGGAAG GGAGCTGGAGTTGTCACCTCTGTCTTCGGCACCTGAAAGAGAAGGCCTCTGCCTACATCACCCTCACCTAG